The following are from one region of the Serinus canaria isolate serCan28SL12 chromosome 8, serCan2020, whole genome shotgun sequence genome:
- the MED8 gene encoding mediator of RNA polymerase II transcription subunit 8, which yields MSARSRPGTAALPEQRGGAAAAIAAAIAAMQREEKQLELTLEALISQVADLKNSLVSFIYKLENEYDRLTWPSVLDSFALLSGQLNTLNKVLKNEKTPLLRNQVIIPLVLSPDRDEEIMRQTEGRVPVFSHEVVPDHLRTKPDPEVEEQEKQLITDAARISPDAAQKQIQSLNKMCSNLLEKISKEERESESGGLRQNKQTFNPADTNALVAAVAFGKGLSNRRPPGSGASVQSGQPGAGAIIAGASGMQQVPMTGAPAQQQPMLAGVQMAPAGQPGKMPSGIKTNIKSASMHPYQR from the exons ATGTCCGCGAGGTCCCGCCCCGGAACTGCGGCTCTCCCGGAACAacggggcggggccgcggccgccaTCGCTGCCGCCATCGCCGCCATGCAG agagaggagaagcagctggagctgacccTGGAGGCACTCATCAGTCAGGTGGCTGACCTGAAGAACTCCTTGGTCAGTTTTATCTACAAGCTGGAGAACGAGTATGATCGACTCACATG gCCTTCAGTTCTGGACAGCTTTGCCTTGCTCTCAGGACAGCTGAACACCTTGAATAAAGTGCTAAAGAACGAGAAGACGCCGCTGCTGCGAAACCAGGTGATCATCCCCCTAGTGCTGTCTCCAGACCGCGATGAGGAGATCATG CGGCAGACAGAGGGGCGTGTGCCGGTGTTCAGCCATGAAGTGGTGCCCGACCACCTTCGAACTAAGCCCGACCCTGaggtggaggagcaggagaagcagctgatCACAGATGCAGCTCGAATCAGCCCTGATGCAGCACAG aaaCAGATCCAAAGTCTGAACAAAATGTGCTCAAATTTGCTGGAAAAAATCAGTAAGGAGGAGCGTGAATCTGAAAGTGGAG GTTTACGACAGAACAAGCAGACCTTCAACCCTGCAGATACCAATGCACTGGTAGCAGCTGTGGCCTTTGGGAAAGGGCTGTCAAACCGGAGAcccccaggctctggggcaTCTGTCCAGTCGGGCCAGCCGGGAGCTGGTGCCATCATTGCAGGTGCTTCAGGCATGCAGCAGGTCCCAATGACAGGTgcaccagctcagcagcagccaatgCTGGCAGGAGTGCAGAtggcaccagcagggcagccag gaAAAATGCCGAGTGGCataaaaacaaatatcaaaTCTGCCTCAATGCATCCGTATCAGAGGTGA